A genomic window from Glycine soja cultivar W05 chromosome 10, ASM419377v2, whole genome shotgun sequence includes:
- the LOC114372241 gene encoding L-galactono-1,4-lactone dehydrogenase, mitochondrial-like: protein MLRTLVLKRSLGLHSHFHHLLLRRCSSSAAPNSSADAETRKYAGYAALLLFCGGATYYTFPLPDDAKHKKAQIFRYAPLPEDLHTVSNWSGTHEVQTRNFLQPENAEQLERALREARSRIRPVGSGLSPNGIGLSRTGMVNLALMDGILDVDKQSKTVRVQAGIRVQQLVDGLKDHGLTLQNFASIREQQIGGIIQVGAHGTGARLPPIDEQVIAMKLVTPAKGTIEISKDKDPELFYLARCGLGGLGVVAEVTLQCVDRQELVEHTVVSTMNEIKKNHKKLLSENKHVKYLYIPYTDSVVVVRCNPVSKWKGPPKFKPQYTKDEAIQHVRDLYRESLKKYGAEGSRGKSAEDGEQNIDELSFTELRDKLIALDPLNKKHIISINKAEAEFWRKSEGYRVGWSDEILGFDCGGQQWVSEACFPAGKLANPSMKDLEYIEELKLLIEKEDIPAPAPIEQRWTASSRSSLSPASSPSGDDIFSWVGIIMYLPTMDGRQRKDITEEFFHYRHLTQAKLWDRYSAYEHWAKIEVPKDKEELAALQARLRKRFPVDAYNKARKELDPNRILSNNMLEKLFPQSDTI from the exons ATGCTGAGAACTCTAGTTCTGAAGCGTTCCCTTGGTCTCCACTCGCATTTTCACCACCTCCTGCTTCGGCGATGCTCATCATCCGCGGCGCCCAACTCCTCCGCGGATGCAGAAACCCGCAAGTACGCCGGCTACGCTGCCCTCCTCCTCTTCTGCGGCGGCGCCACCTACTACACATTCCCCCTCCCGGACGACGCCAAGCACAAGAAGGCGCAGATCTTCCGGTACGCCCCGCTGCCGGAGGACCTGCACACGGTCTCCAACTGGAGCGGGACCCACGAGGTGCAGACGCGCAACTTCCTCCAGCCGGAGAACGCGGAGCAGCTGGAGCGCGCGCTGAGGGAGGCGCGGAGCCGTATCCGGCCGGTGGGGTCCGGGCTTTCGCCGAATGGTATCGGGCTTTCCAGGACCGGGATGGTGAACTTGGCTCTCATGGATGGGATCTTGGATGTCGATAAGCAGAGCAAGACTGTCAGGGTCCAGGCCGGGATTCGAGTGCAGCAGCTTGTCGATGGCCTCAAGGACCATGGTCTTaccttgcagaattttgcttccATTAGGGAACAGCAAATTGGTGGCATTATTCAG GTTGGTGCGCATGGAACTGGTGCTAGATTGCCTCCTATTGATGAACAAGTTATTGCCATGAAGCTGGTCACCCCTGCCAAAGGGACAATAGAGATCTCAAAAGATAAAGACCCTGAACTGTTTTATCTTGCTCGATGTGGTCTTGGGGGACTTGGAGTTGTGGCTGAAGTCACGCTTCAGTGTGTTGATCGACAGGAGCTTGTGGAGCACACAGTTGTCTCAACCATGAATGAGATTAAGAAAAATCACAA GAAATTGCTATCTGAGAACAAGCATGTTAAGTACCTTTATATCCCTTATACTGATTCTGTTGTGGTTGTGCGATGCAATCCTGTTTCCAAGTGGAAAggtcctcccaagttcaaaccACAATATACCAAAGATGAAGCCATACAGCATGTGCGTGACCTTTACCGGGAGTCCCTCAAGAAATATGG AGCAGAAGGATCCAGGGGTAAATCAGCAGAAGATGGTGAACAAAATATAGATGAGCTTTCTTTCACAGAATTAAGAGATAAGCTAATTGCCCTAGATCCTCTCAATAAAAAGCACATCATCAGCATTAATAAAGCTGAGGCCGAGTTCTGGCGAAAGTCAGAAGGATATAGGGTTGGATGGAGTGATGAAATATTGGGCTTTGATTGCGGAGGCCAACAGTGGGTATCAGAGGCATGTTTCCCTGCTGGAAAACTAGCTAATCCAAGCATGAAAGACCTTGAATACATTGAAGAGCTGAAGCTACTTATAGAGAAAGAAGACATACCTGCACCTGCTCCAATTGAGCAGCGCTGGACAGCTAGCAGTAGGAGTTCCTTGAGTCCTGCTTCAAGTCCGTCTGGGGATGATATATTTTCTTGG GTAGGTATAATCATGTACCTCCCTACCATGGATGGTCGGCAAAGGAAAGATATAACAGAAGAGTTCTTTCATTATAGGCATTTGACTCAGGCAAAGTTATGGGATCGTTACTCCGCATATGAACACTGGGCTAAGATTGAG